Proteins encoded together in one Sceloporus undulatus isolate JIND9_A2432 ecotype Alabama chromosome 4, SceUnd_v1.1, whole genome shotgun sequence window:
- the LOC121927821 gene encoding tubulin beta-1 chain, which translates to MREIVHLQAGQCGNQIGAKFWEVISDEHGIDPTGSYHGDSDLQLERINVYYNEAAGNKYVPRAILVDLEPGTMDSVRSGPFGQIFRPDNFVFGQSGAGNNWAKGHYTEGAELVDSVLDVVRKESESCDCLQGFQLTHSLGGGTGSGMGTLLISKIREEYPDRIMNTFSVMPSPKVSDTVVEPYNATLSVHQLVENTDETYCIDNEALYDICFRTLKLTTPTYGDLNHLVSATMSGVTTCLRFPGQLNADLRKLAVNMVPFPRLHFFMPGFAPLTSRGSQQYRALTVPELTQQMFDSKNMMAACDPRHGRYLTVAAIFRGRMSMKEVDEQMLNVQNKNSSYFVEWIPNNVKTAVCDIPPRGLKMSATFIGNSTAIQELFKRISEQFTAMFRRKAFLHWYTGEGMDEMEFTEAESNMNDLVSEYQQYQDATADEQGEFEEEGEEDEA; encoded by the exons ATGCGGGAGATCGTCCACCTCCAAGCCGGCCAGTGCGGGAACCAGATCGGAGCCAAG TTCTGGGAAGTCATCAGCGATGAGCATGGCATCGATCCAACTGGTAGCTACCATGGAGACAGTGACCTGCAGCTGGAGAGAATCAACGTCTACTACAATGAAGCAGCTG GAAACAAGTATGTTCCCCGTGCAATCCTTGTTGACTTGGAACCTGGGACAATGGACTCAGTCAGGTCTGGACCTTTTGGGCAGATCTTTAGACCTGACAACTTTGTCTTCG GCCAAAGTGGTGCTGGGAACAACTGGGCCAAGGGCCACTACACAGAGGGGGCTGAGTTAGTGGACTCTGTGCTGGATGTGGTCAGGAAAGAGTCTGAGAGCTGTGACTGCCTGCAGGGCTTCCAGCTCACCCATTCGCTTGGTGGCGGCACAGGATCTGGGATGGGCACCCTTCTCATCAGCAAGATCAGGGAAGAGTATCCCGACAGGATCATGAACACCTTCAGTGTAATGCCGTCGCCCAAGGTGTCGGACACAGTGGTTGAGCCATACAATGCCACCCTTTCTGTCCACCAGCTGGTGGAGAACACAGATGAAACCTACTGTATTGACAATGAGGCGCTGTATGACATCTGTTTCCGCACACTGAAACTCACCACACCGACCTATGGGGACCTGAACCACTTGGTCTCAGCCACCATGAGCGGAGTCACCACTTGCCTCCGGTTCCCCGGCCAACTCAATGCAGATCTTCGCAAGCTGGCGGTCAATATGGTTCCTTTCCCCCGCTTGCATTTCTTCATGCCAGGCTTTGCTCCCCTGACCAGCCGTGGCAGCCAGCAGTACCGGGCCCTGACAGTGCCAGAGCTCACCCAGCAGATGTTTGATTCTAAAAACATGATGGCGGCCTGTGACCCACGCCATGGGCGCTATCTGACGGTGGCGGCCATTTTCCGCGGAAGGATGTCCATGAAGGAAGTAGATGAGCAGATGCTCAACGTCCAGAACAAGAACAGCAGCTACTTtgtggaatggatccccaacAACGTGAAGACAGCAGTGTGTGACATTCCACCACGAGGCCTCAAAATGTCTGCCACATTCATTGGCAACAGCACTGCCATCCAGGAGCTATTCAAGAGGATCTCCGAGCAGTTCACAGCCATGTTCAGGCGCAAAGCCTTCTTGCACTGGTATACCGGTGAGGGCATGGATGAAATGGAGTTCACAGAAGCTGAGAGCAATATGAATGACCTGGTCTCCGAATACCAGCAATATCAAGATGCTACTGCTGATGAGCAAGGCGAATTTGAAGAGGAAGGCGAGGAGGATGAGGCTTAG